In Chlorocebus sabaeus isolate Y175 chromosome 5, mChlSab1.0.hap1, whole genome shotgun sequence, one genomic interval encodes:
- the C5H16orf89 gene encoding UPF0764 protein C16orf89 homolog, whose amino-acid sequence MASLGLLLLLLLTALPPLGCYSLPGLDTAQSKATIADPILSALERATIFLEQRLPEINLDGMVGVRVLEEQLKSVQEKWAQEPLLQPLSLRVGTLREKLEAAIQRSLLYLKLSDPKYLREFQLTLQPGFWKLPHAWIHTNASLVYPTFEPQDSFSEESSDACLVQLLGTGTDSSEPCGLSDLCRSLMTKPGCSGYCLSHQMLFFLWARMRGCTQGPFQQSQDYINLFCANMMDLNRRAEAIGYAYPTRDIFMENIMFCGMGGFSDFYKLRWLEAILTWQKQREGCFGEPDAEDEELSKAIQYQQHFLRRVKRREKQFSDGCSSHNTATAVAALGGFLYILAEYPPANREPHPSTPPPPSSR is encoded by the exons ATGGCCAGCCTGGGGCTGCTGCTCCTGCTCTTACTGACGGCACTGCCACCGCTGGGGTGCTACTCGCTGCCTGGGCTAGACACTGCCCAAAGTAAAGCCACCATTGCGGACCCGATCCTGTCTGCGCTGGAGAGAGCCACCATCTTCTTAGAACAGAGGCTGCCCGAAATCAACCTGGATGGCATGGTGGGGGTCCGGGTGCTGGAGG AGCAGCTAAAAAGCGTCCAGGAGAAGTGGGCCCAGGAGCCCCTACTGCAGCCACTGAGCCTGCGTGTGGGGACGCTGAGGGAGAAGCTGGAGGCTGCCATCCAGAGATCCCTCCTCTACCTCAAGCTGAGTGACCCCAAGTACCTAAGAG AGTTCCAGCTGACCCTCCAGCCCGGGTTTTGGAAGCTCCCACATGCCTGGATCCACACCAACGCCTCCTTGGTCTACCCCACGTTCGAGCCCCAGGACTCATTCTCAGAGGAGAGCAGCGACGCATGCCTGGTGCAGCTGCTGGGAACCGG GACGGACAGCAGCGAGCCCTGCGGCCTCTCGGACCTCTGCAGGAGCCTCATGACCAAGCCTGGCTGCTCGGGCTACTGCCTGTCCCACCAAATGCTCTTCTTCCTCTGGGCCAGAATG AGGGGATGCACACAGGGACCGTTCCAACAGAGCCAGGACTATATCAACCTCTTCTGCGCCAACATGATGGACTTGAACCGCAGAGCTGAGGCCATCGGATATGCCTACCCTACCCGGGACATcttcatggaaaaca TCATGTTCTGTGGAATGGGCGGCTTCTCCGACTTCTACAAGCTCCGGTGGCTGGAGGCCATTCTCACCTGGCAGAAACAGCGGGAAGGATGCTTCGGGGAGCCCG ATGCTGAAGATGAAGAATTATCTAAAGCTATCCAATATCAACAGCATTTTTTGAGGAGAGTGAAGAGGCGAGAAAAACAATTTTCAG ATGGCTGCTCCTCCCACAACACAGCCACAGCGGTGGCAGCCCTTGGTGGCTTCCTATACATCCTGGCAGAATACCCCCCAGCAAACAGAGAGCCACACCCATCCACACCGCCGCCACCAAGCAGCCGCTGA